Proteins encoded together in one Rossellomorea sp. y25 window:
- a CDS encoding DNRLRE domain-containing protein, producing the protein MIWSKRFSKAIIHMLVFVLIVSSFDLASFRSVKAEESKKEETTDIAENKERENLIEIPTLRTETAKVFAHPDGTMSSEVMLEPIHYKDGDEWKEIDNTLVPSSKTNQVENKENEFTVRFPEKPSDEGYTQLFSYHLNGKDVSFGINNKSDANSKQYSDVQETTLVSNENQATYKELFKDVTFEYIVDGSKVKENIILNSYQGKNAFEFFIKGSGMDAKKRNDGVIEFTDAATGKFLFIIQKPYMFDSSGKKETESDLSHRVTQNIKAVTGGFSLTVTADETFLKDPERVYPVTIDPWIDVFDAKDTYVSEKAPTSNFSNESFLYVGNDTAKGRTRSLLKWDLPTIPNAVVTGGKIGLRQYSSYSNETVNIHKLTTGYTPTTVNWNNQPSFQTTPAQYRSSFHWTGYDYFHIDDMIKEWAVDPSKNHGVMIKFPNDKEAISGRKIFYSQENIEHNGTDPTKPKLVVYFRPKEMLGITDYWTYTPDLFQGEGTAVVNVINGNMVYDIGLLSLSGKTDAFNLKLVYNSRSLYQDAYGYGWTSNVGKRLVPSPDKKIIEYIDEEGTRLHFGKQQHDTNTSYTPPEGVFLELNSTSNGGYTIKQTDETVLTFDSLGRNTKVVDEKGNTVLYMFDGTSNRITKISERYGSETTGRDLTLSYQPTTGLLEKVTDFRGTETLLAYQALNGTNRLASITYAANRTEKKKITFGYSGTHQLVSVQDANGNTGKIAYDASNRVQKIVDPRSDSMFAELSYPSGTETIFTDANGNKTRYKNSGIEKPTVNIIEQTEDYGGANQATTLYEWNKNNLIKETEPNPATGTPDPSVVNTASYDAKGNLTSSQSPNQLTSENTFDNKSNVTKEVENGTSYEHVYDAKSNLISTSDHYRVVDYNAYDKYGNDIMSVSGTRITHNRLQNSNFERATSSGEAETWSRRSIGTYQLDGTSAKHGKKSAKVTLSGTDGAGYYTQTVPVQSDEPSKYYTVAANIKTSGLTGTGAQIRVYPLNASKQTMKDETGQTIIFTTAALKGTNDWTRLSDFFQLPKDTAHIRFDLLATGTGIVQFDSAQLLYGATLDNYYSNEYGSMEWEYDKSTDYSKLFALGTGDGLTSDLSKRGDQAFILNGVSTANRHFGQYVDVQGKAGDPITLSGWSYASGNNTTGDYRLRVWFMYTDGTENEFDLPFDRDIQDQWQFVKQTFRAEKAFNRLKVYGVFSKQNGAAFFDNIKVEENGSTTTDVYSVDGNFKEKSVDALGYSEISTYDKNGNNTSTTDEIGLKTLYTYDYLDRLKATTLVKGSDTDPENIMVSYEHDDQGNIKSRTEPRGNKTTFDYNAINKVTKETDPLGKFLRYDYDVTGNVTVTERGSGTTVIAREEFSYDKKNRMTEKRVGGKTYTYEYDKADNQTAIKGSAGTYTFSYDDNKRLTKSVNPDSYTITNEYESNTNSPNLGERKNLTETYNGQSESTAYEYDILKRLTKLTGPNGRSTSYYYDESNQPVRMVNGSLSVFYHYNEAGQLIRQSSLGNKPLAINHVYKPDGDINETTINGQKESYTYDFAGRLASWTSNAKTTTYSYDKSGNLLNPNGMNLSFNGANEIEGFTYDAAGNLTKDNKYTYEWDQEGNLTSVKNLTGTVISSYTYHPNGLRKTKTFGSETSHYHYDGTDLIRVTDSNKKTLWSFTWVNGKPVSLTNKSGSTFYFVTNYHGDVLQIVDSNGVEAASYRYDPWGNVVSNTENSELKDQPLGYAGYYMDKETKLYYLQARYYDSETARFISRDPDPGDEDDPITQNGYTYADNSPVMFIDPDGHFAQFVLVGIWAYRGYKAYKTYKKIKGLSKLTKKSGSYVVHYKSGYKYIGKGNLKRSRKSARKHARDNNDRVRGIMWSPAKNSRSAFIKEYKLMKKYKFKRGGKLYNKLQSPGRRYHNQDYGRY; encoded by the coding sequence ATGATTTGGAGCAAACGATTTTCAAAGGCGATTATTCATATGCTGGTATTCGTCCTAATTGTTTCTTCTTTTGATCTTGCTTCCTTCCGAAGTGTAAAGGCGGAAGAGAGCAAGAAAGAAGAAACGACTGATATCGCAGAAAATAAGGAAAGGGAAAATCTCATAGAAATTCCTACTCTGAGGACAGAAACGGCTAAAGTTTTTGCGCATCCTGATGGCACTATGTCATCAGAAGTGATGCTTGAGCCTATCCATTACAAAGACGGCGATGAATGGAAGGAAATAGATAATACGCTTGTTCCATCATCCAAGACGAATCAAGTTGAAAACAAAGAAAATGAATTTACGGTTCGATTTCCTGAAAAGCCAAGTGATGAGGGATATACTCAGTTATTTTCCTATCATTTAAATGGAAAAGATGTTTCGTTTGGTATCAATAATAAAAGTGATGCTAACTCGAAACAGTATTCGGATGTTCAGGAAACCACCCTGGTTTCGAACGAAAATCAGGCAACATATAAAGAGTTATTTAAAGATGTCACATTTGAATATATTGTAGATGGATCTAAAGTCAAAGAAAACATCATACTGAACTCATACCAGGGGAAAAATGCCTTTGAATTTTTTATTAAAGGTTCAGGTATGGATGCCAAAAAACGCAATGATGGTGTTATTGAATTTACTGACGCAGCAACAGGTAAATTCTTATTCATCATTCAAAAGCCATATATGTTCGATTCGAGTGGCAAAAAAGAAACAGAAAGTGATCTATCACACCGCGTTACTCAAAACATTAAAGCGGTCACAGGAGGATTTTCACTGACAGTGACGGCAGATGAAACCTTCCTGAAGGATCCGGAACGAGTATATCCAGTAACGATAGATCCTTGGATCGATGTGTTTGATGCAAAAGATACATATGTATCTGAAAAAGCACCAACATCCAATTTCAGCAATGAATCATTTTTGTATGTTGGTAATGATACTGCGAAAGGAAGAACACGTTCTCTTTTGAAGTGGGATCTGCCGACGATTCCAAATGCTGTTGTTACTGGAGGGAAAATTGGCCTTCGTCAATACAGTTCCTATTCCAATGAAACAGTAAACATCCACAAATTAACCACAGGCTATACACCAACGACAGTTAACTGGAACAATCAACCATCATTTCAAACCACACCGGCTCAATACCGGAGCAGCTTTCACTGGACAGGATATGATTACTTCCATATCGACGACATGATCAAAGAATGGGCAGTGGACCCATCCAAAAACCATGGTGTTATGATAAAGTTTCCAAATGATAAAGAAGCAATTTCGGGACGGAAAATCTTCTATTCACAAGAAAATATTGAACATAACGGCACTGATCCTACTAAGCCCAAACTAGTCGTTTACTTCAGACCAAAAGAAATGCTCGGAATCACCGATTACTGGACATATACGCCAGATTTATTTCAAGGTGAAGGAACTGCAGTTGTTAACGTTATTAACGGAAACATGGTTTACGATATCGGTTTATTATCGCTATCGGGAAAAACAGATGCCTTCAACTTAAAATTGGTGTATAACAGTCGTTCTCTATATCAAGATGCGTATGGTTATGGCTGGACATCCAATGTAGGAAAACGATTGGTGCCTTCTCCAGACAAGAAGATTATTGAATACATCGACGAAGAGGGAACACGCCTTCACTTTGGTAAACAGCAGCATGACACTAACACATCCTATACACCTCCAGAAGGTGTGTTTTTAGAATTAAACAGTACCTCTAACGGTGGTTATACCATTAAACAAACGGACGAAACTGTATTAACGTTTGATTCGCTTGGGCGCAATACAAAAGTAGTTGATGAAAAAGGAAATACTGTTCTGTATATGTTCGATGGGACGTCAAATCGCATCACAAAAATCAGTGAACGATACGGATCAGAAACAACAGGCCGTGATTTGACTCTTAGCTACCAGCCAACAACTGGATTGCTTGAAAAAGTGACGGATTTCAGAGGAACAGAAACCCTTTTAGCCTATCAAGCTCTTAATGGAACAAACCGTCTAGCAAGTATCACGTATGCGGCCAATCGAACGGAAAAGAAAAAAATTACGTTTGGCTACAGCGGTACTCATCAGCTCGTAAGCGTACAGGATGCCAATGGGAACACTGGGAAGATTGCCTACGATGCATCGAACCGCGTTCAAAAGATTGTGGATCCACGTTCAGATTCAATGTTTGCAGAGCTTTCATATCCAAGTGGAACAGAAACGATTTTCACTGATGCCAACGGAAACAAAACACGTTATAAAAACAGTGGAATTGAAAAACCGACCGTCAATATCATTGAACAAACAGAAGATTACGGCGGAGCGAATCAAGCTACCACGTTGTATGAATGGAACAAAAACAATCTGATAAAGGAAACCGAGCCAAATCCAGCGACTGGTACTCCTGATCCAAGTGTTGTTAATACAGCTTCATACGATGCAAAGGGGAACCTGACAAGTTCACAGTCGCCAAACCAACTGACGAGTGAAAACACATTTGACAATAAATCCAACGTGACAAAAGAAGTGGAGAACGGGACATCATATGAGCATGTCTATGATGCGAAGAGTAATCTTATTTCCACGTCAGACCACTACCGAGTTGTGGACTACAATGCATATGACAAATATGGTAATGATATTATGTCCGTATCCGGTACACGAATCACACACAATCGACTTCAAAACTCTAACTTTGAGAGAGCCACATCTTCCGGTGAGGCGGAAACATGGAGCCGCCGTTCGATTGGTACGTATCAATTGGATGGTACTTCTGCGAAACACGGAAAAAAATCTGCTAAAGTAACTCTTTCTGGTACAGATGGAGCAGGTTATTACACGCAGACGGTGCCTGTTCAAAGTGACGAGCCAAGTAAATACTATACGGTGGCAGCAAATATTAAAACCTCTGGTCTAACGGGTACTGGTGCCCAAATTCGTGTTTATCCATTGAATGCATCGAAGCAGACAATGAAGGATGAGACTGGACAGACTATCATTTTCACCACTGCTGCATTAAAAGGGACGAATGATTGGACGCGCCTTTCAGATTTCTTCCAGCTGCCTAAAGATACAGCACACATTCGATTTGACCTCTTGGCAACGGGAACAGGAATAGTTCAATTTGACAGTGCTCAACTGTTATACGGTGCAACACTTGATAACTATTACAGCAACGAGTATGGCAGCATGGAGTGGGAGTATGACAAATCCACCGATTACAGCAAGCTGTTTGCTCTTGGAACAGGGGACGGGCTCACATCTGACCTCTCAAAACGTGGAGACCAAGCATTTATCCTTAACGGTGTCAGCACAGCCAATCGTCACTTTGGACAATACGTTGACGTTCAAGGAAAAGCTGGGGATCCAATCACTCTATCAGGATGGTCCTATGCTTCTGGAAACAATACAACCGGGGATTATAGACTTCGCGTATGGTTTATGTACACGGACGGAACGGAAAATGAGTTTGACCTTCCATTCGATAGGGACATCCAGGATCAATGGCAATTTGTAAAACAAACGTTCCGTGCAGAAAAAGCCTTTAACCGCCTCAAGGTATACGGCGTTTTCAGTAAACAAAACGGTGCTGCCTTCTTTGACAATATTAAAGTTGAAGAAAATGGCTCTACCACAACCGATGTTTATTCAGTGGATGGAAACTTTAAAGAGAAGAGCGTTGATGCTTTAGGGTATTCTGAAATCTCAACTTACGATAAAAATGGAAACAATACATCAACTACAGATGAAATTGGTCTGAAAACTCTATATACTTATGATTATCTCGATCGTTTAAAAGCCACTACACTTGTCAAAGGATCGGATACAGACCCTGAAAATATTATGGTTTCCTATGAACATGATGACCAAGGAAACATTAAATCAAGAACAGAACCTCGCGGTAACAAAACGACGTTTGACTATAATGCTATTAATAAAGTGACGAAAGAAACAGATCCGTTAGGGAAGTTCCTTCGTTATGACTATGATGTGACTGGTAATGTGACGGTGACTGAACGTGGATCTGGAACAACAGTCATTGCTAGAGAAGAATTCTCTTACGATAAAAAGAATCGCATGACGGAGAAACGTGTTGGCGGTAAGACGTACACGTACGAATATGATAAAGCTGATAATCAAACAGCCATAAAGGGATCTGCAGGGACGTACACCTTTAGCTATGATGACAATAAGCGATTGACCAAATCCGTTAATCCGGATAGCTATACGATTACGAATGAGTACGAGAGCAATACTAATTCACCTAACCTCGGAGAACGAAAAAATTTAACGGAAACATACAACGGACAGTCTGAAAGCACGGCATATGAATACGACATCTTAAAACGATTAACGAAGTTAACCGGGCCAAACGGACGATCGACTTCTTATTATTATGATGAAAGCAATCAACCGGTTCGGATGGTCAACGGATCTCTTTCAGTGTTTTATCATTACAATGAGGCTGGACAACTAATCCGTCAGTCGTCTCTTGGCAATAAGCCATTGGCCATTAATCATGTTTACAAACCAGATGGTGACATAAATGAAACCACGATCAATGGTCAAAAGGAGTCATACACCTATGATTTTGCCGGTCGCTTAGCATCATGGACATCAAATGCTAAAACCACTACCTACTCTTACGATAAATCGGGGAACTTGTTAAATCCAAATGGTATGAATCTTTCTTTTAATGGAGCAAATGAAATTGAAGGATTTACGTATGATGCAGCAGGCAATTTGACGAAAGACAACAAATACACCTATGAGTGGGATCAGGAAGGAAACTTGACATCTGTTAAGAACCTTACTGGTACAGTCATTTCTTCTTACACTTATCATCCTAATGGTTTAAGAAAAACTAAAACTTTCGGAAGTGAGACCTCTCACTACCATTATGATGGTACTGATCTTATAAGGGTAACAGACAGCAACAAGAAAACCCTCTGGTCATTTACCTGGGTGAATGGGAAGCCGGTTAGTCTTACAAACAAGAGTGGTTCGACTTTCTACTTTGTGACCAATTATCATGGAGATGTCCTCCAAATTGTTGATTCTAACGGAGTAGAGGCAGCCAGTTATAGATACGATCCATGGGGAAATGTTGTTTCAAACACAGAAAACAGTGAATTGAAAGACCAACCTCTAGGTTATGCTGGCTACTACATGGATAAAGAAACGAAGTTGTATTATCTTCAAGCTCGTTATTACGATTCAGAAACAGCTAGATTTATCTCTAGAGATCCTGATCCTGGTGATGAAGACGATCCAATTACACAAAATGGATATACGTATGCGGATAATAGTCCGGTGATGTTTATTGATCCAGATGGTCACTTTGCTCAATTTGTATTAGTTGGCATTTGGGCATATCGAGGTTATAAAGCTTACAAAACTTACAAAAAAATTAAAGGCCTCTCAAAACTTACTAAGAAATCAGGATCATATGTAGTTCATTATAAAAGCGGATATAAGTATATTGGAAAAGGAAATTTGAAGCGATCAAGAAAGTCAGCTAGAAAGCACGCACGAGATAATAATGACCGAGTTAGAGGTATAATGTGGAGTCCAGCTAAAAATAGTAGAAGCGCCTTTATAAAGGAATATAAATTAATGAAAAAATATAAATTCAAAAGAGGTGGAAAATTATATAATAAGCTTCAAAGTCCTGGAAGAAGATATCATAATCAAGATTACGGAAGGTATTAA
- a CDS encoding GNAT family N-acetyltransferase — protein MKLDPNMIKFRRLILQDLPLMYDWIRNDRFVNRFWAYNKKEPYEKVTKEFSDYINRVEPTDPYLILYNDTPIGYIQTFNWSDYPEFEKYVDLTNSASLDLFIGEEEYRNKGLGTKILSRFLSQFVFSNECVDRCIINPEVNNSIAIRAYEKVGFQIIKMVPDIPEEPGPVFFMRLDRQDFQE, from the coding sequence ATGAAATTGGATCCAAACATGATTAAGTTTCGAAGGCTTATATTACAAGATTTACCACTTATGTATGACTGGATTAGAAATGACCGCTTTGTTAACCGTTTTTGGGCTTACAACAAAAAAGAACCTTATGAAAAGGTAACCAAAGAGTTTTCTGATTATATCAATAGGGTTGAGCCAACTGATCCGTATCTAATTCTTTATAATGATACTCCTATTGGTTATATACAAACATTCAATTGGAGTGATTATCCAGAATTTGAAAAGTACGTTGATCTTACTAATTCAGCCAGTTTAGACTTATTTATAGGAGAAGAGGAGTATAGAAATAAAGGACTTGGTACTAAAATTCTGTCGCGTTTTCTAAGTCAGTTTGTTTTTTCCAATGAATGTGTAGACAGATGTATTATTAATCCAGAGGTTAACAATAGTATAGCTATACGAGCCTATGAAAAAGTTGGGTTTCAGATTATTAAAATGGTCCCAGATATCCCAGAAGAACCAGGACCTGTTTTTTTTATGAGGTTAGATCGTCAAGATTTCCAAGAATAA
- a CDS encoding IS110 family transposase, whose amino-acid sequence MNPVVGLDVSKGESQIQAFLEKGKPHRKSFSIPHTIEGLDCLVEYLEEIRGFTGIRPPVVLESTGHFHIPVVQYLEERDYLLIIVNPLVSYRAKSSNLRKVKTDVIDAYHLCELYYKEELEPYKKRGIQLLNLRNLTRQHENITELHVQAKLQFQSLLDQVFPEYKGVFGSLYSVVSLLTLKEYPSSEDILRVDEKELSDKIAELCKSRSRAWAKEKATELKEAAERNPIQKTLYQSHILSMNMYIHMLLQYKEHLSKLAAEIDALAKEVEEYELIKSIPGIGEKIAATIISEIGEIERFSHPKKLVAFAGIDPSVFESGKFRATINRITKRGSSRLRQALFMAVKCAIRDCRKKKITDEVIPRNKRLRAFYDKKRDEGKPYKVAVIACVNKLLRWIFAILTSKEAFQDID is encoded by the coding sequence ATGAATCCAGTCGTTGGTCTGGATGTCTCTAAAGGAGAAAGTCAAATTCAAGCATTCTTAGAAAAAGGAAAGCCTCACCGAAAGAGTTTCAGTATCCCACACACAATAGAAGGTCTTGATTGTCTAGTAGAGTATCTTGAAGAAATAAGGGGTTTTACTGGGATTAGACCTCCGGTCGTATTAGAATCTACAGGTCACTTTCACATTCCAGTCGTTCAATATTTAGAGGAGCGTGATTATCTATTAATTATTGTTAATCCCCTTGTCTCCTATAGAGCCAAAAGTTCAAATTTACGGAAGGTAAAAACCGATGTGATTGATGCCTATCACCTATGTGAGCTGTATTATAAGGAGGAGTTAGAGCCCTACAAAAAAAGAGGAATCCAACTCTTGAACCTTCGAAATCTCACAAGGCAACATGAGAACATTACCGAACTTCATGTACAGGCTAAATTACAATTCCAATCCCTACTTGATCAAGTTTTTCCGGAGTATAAAGGGGTTTTTGGCAGCTTATATTCAGTGGTATCACTACTGACGTTAAAGGAATACCCTTCTTCTGAGGATATATTAAGGGTTGACGAGAAAGAGCTTTCTGATAAGATAGCTGAATTATGTAAGTCTCGATCTAGAGCATGGGCAAAAGAAAAAGCTACTGAATTGAAAGAGGCGGCAGAGCGTAATCCAATTCAAAAAACACTTTATCAAAGCCATATCTTGAGCATGAATATGTATATTCATATGCTTCTACAGTATAAAGAGCATCTATCAAAGTTGGCAGCTGAAATAGACGCTCTCGCAAAAGAAGTAGAAGAATATGAACTTATAAAATCAATCCCTGGAATTGGAGAAAAAATCGCGGCAACGATTATCTCTGAAATCGGGGAGATTGAACGGTTTAGTCACCCAAAAAAGCTTGTAGCCTTCGCAGGAATTGATCCAAGTGTCTTTGAATCTGGCAAATTCAGAGCCACGATCAATCGCATAACCAAAAGAGGTTCAAGCCGTCTTCGCCAGGCGTTATTTATGGCGGTGAAGTGTGCCATTCGTGACTGTCGCAAAAAGAAAATCACCGATGAGGTTATCCCTCGAAACAAAAGATTAAGAGCCTTTTATGATAAAAAGCGAGACGAAGGGAAACCTTACAAAGTAGCCGTGATAGCCTGTGTAAACAAACTTTTAAGATGGATCTTTGCCATTTTAACAAGCAAAGAAGCTTTCCAAGATATAGATTAA
- a CDS encoding zf-HC2 domain-containing protein has translation MDNKCNIVRDLLPSYIDHLCSQDSIHFIEEHMNSCKKCREVLESMKNNVDLSDEIDEVYKVEVKRPFQKVSRFFNDQKKLTNYLLVATLFSLLFGFIFLIHSNKKFSEHKEEVTNLEVVEQEKEAIMDDVFNILGASTEVTEKEEKQLLTIFKKYNEKLNLLAVFPAANIKDWLQENTSIKQKPTTIYPIEYNKAAIVIGKEGILGKNETIIPSGYDLGTVMMANKQWVIQYEYKSSYEETIERHHQLTYYGPSTWSIFQAPILMFTIFSVLFIVWLFLKRQNKRLKDVMG, from the coding sequence ATGGACAATAAATGCAATATAGTAAGAGATTTACTCCCCTCTTATATCGATCATTTGTGCAGCCAAGATAGTATTCATTTTATTGAGGAACATATGAATTCGTGTAAAAAATGTAGAGAAGTATTAGAAAGTATGAAAAATAATGTTGATTTATCTGATGAGATAGATGAAGTGTATAAAGTGGAAGTAAAGAGACCATTTCAAAAAGTATCCAGGTTCTTCAACGATCAAAAGAAACTGACGAATTATTTACTTGTAGCTACACTTTTCTCCTTGCTGTTTGGATTCATTTTTCTAATTCATTCAAATAAAAAGTTTAGTGAACATAAAGAAGAAGTAACTAATTTAGAAGTAGTTGAACAAGAAAAAGAAGCCATTATGGATGATGTATTTAATATTCTTGGAGCCTCAACAGAAGTGACTGAAAAAGAAGAAAAACAACTTCTTACCATTTTTAAAAAGTATAATGAAAAACTTAATTTGTTAGCTGTTTTTCCAGCAGCAAATATAAAAGATTGGTTACAGGAAAATACTTCTATAAAACAGAAACCTACAACGATCTATCCTATTGAATACAATAAAGCCGCGATTGTCATTGGAAAAGAGGGTATTTTGGGGAAGAATGAAACAATTATTCCTAGTGGTTATGATTTAGGAACCGTAATGATGGCGAATAAACAATGGGTGATTCAATACGAATATAAAAGTTCGTATGAAGAGACTATTGAGAGACATCACCAATTAACCTATTACGGACCAAGCACTTGGAGTATTTTTCAGGCACCTATATTAATGTTTACTATTTTTAGTGTTCTTTTTATAGTTTGGTTATTCTTAAAGAGACAAAATAAACGTCTTAAAGATGTAATGGGATAA
- a CDS encoding zf-HC2 domain-containing protein, producing MKKISCEIVKDILPLYYDNVCSRESKKMVEEHLIECDECKSELARIEEDIKIPKGEIEKNNNDGNVIKNIASFWNRSRVKSFMKGIVISTLVFTLIFLGYISLFHWDITDVPTGVVKIKEVSELSDGKIVYHIELTDGYQLNTIKYHMDEEGNFYLTPFRPVIKEHAKAPYSMVKGYEIFDIEAQEVNRDSEIKALYYGTPQDNILIWKKGMDLPKASEEVENMFHFE from the coding sequence ATGAAGAAAATATCATGTGAAATAGTCAAAGATATACTTCCTTTATATTATGACAATGTATGTAGTAGAGAAAGCAAGAAAATGGTTGAAGAACATCTTATCGAGTGTGATGAGTGCAAGAGTGAATTAGCTAGAATAGAAGAGGATATTAAAATTCCGAAAGGAGAAATTGAAAAAAATAATAACGATGGTAATGTTATAAAAAATATCGCTTCCTTTTGGAACCGTTCAAGAGTTAAATCCTTTATGAAAGGTATAGTTATTAGTACATTAGTATTTACTCTTATTTTCTTGGGGTATATCAGTTTGTTTCATTGGGACATCACAGATGTGCCAACTGGTGTGGTGAAGATAAAAGAGGTAAGTGAATTGTCAGATGGGAAAATTGTTTATCATATAGAACTCACTGATGGTTATCAATTAAATACAATTAAATATCACATGGATGAAGAAGGGAACTTTTACTTAACTCCTTTCCGTCCAGTAATTAAGGAACATGCGAAGGCACCATATTCAATGGTAAAAGGTTATGAGATTTTTGACATTGAAGCTCAAGAGGTAAATCGTGACTCGGAGATAAAAGCGTTGTACTATGGAACCCCACAAGATAATATATTAATTTGGAAAAAAGGAATGGATTTACCCAAAGCAAGCGAAGAAGTGGAAAATATGTTTCATTTTGAGTAA
- a CDS encoding metallophosphoesterase family protein: MKIGVIADIHGNASALKAVLNEFDKRQDIEHIYCLGDMIGIGPDTNEVLKILSARRDVSMITGNHDEAVLAILKGEEHPFSHSHAKEHHQWIANNMEKGFISKLERLPRTIAITIEGMSILFIHYHIEQTKLNKHISKDPFSRIVEPSLDNLLSLFKANEENLICFGHHHPLHFFEGKDTIFLNPGSLGCNSKPTAPYD; encoded by the coding sequence ATGAAAATTGGAGTGATTGCTGATATTCACGGTAATGCTTCTGCTTTAAAAGCAGTTCTTAATGAGTTTGATAAAAGGCAGGACATTGAACATATCTACTGTTTAGGAGATATGATAGGGATTGGACCAGATACAAATGAAGTCTTAAAAATCTTATCTGCCAGAAGAGATGTATCTATGATTACTGGAAATCACGATGAAGCAGTTTTGGCAATTTTAAAAGGGGAAGAACATCCATTTAGCCACTCTCACGCTAAAGAGCATCATCAATGGATAGCAAATAATATGGAAAAAGGTTTCATCTCGAAATTAGAACGGTTACCTCGTACCATCGCTATAACAATTGAAGGAATGTCTATACTATTTATCCATTATCACATCGAGCAAACCAAATTAAATAAACATATAAGTAAAGACCCTTTTAGTAGAATTGTTGAGCCAAGTTTAGATAATTTACTCTCTCTATTTAAAGCAAATGAAGAAAATTTAATATGTTTCGGACATCATCATCCACTTCATTTTTTCGAGGGTAAGGATACTATCTTTTTAAATCCTGGTTCTTTAGGATGCAATTCAAAACCAACAGCCCCATATGACTAG
- a CDS encoding sigma-70 family RNA polymerase sigma factor produces the protein MGELDEIYSNYAKEVFKYLMCLCHNADLSEELTQETFYQAVKSIDRFNGECKMSVWLCQIAKHSYYKHLERNKKQQRHMFQDDTLHTSPEAEFIYSEDKIALYRIIHLLEEPYKEVLLLRILGGLSFKEIGEIQLKNENWARVTFYRAKMKLRERGRDNNGQ, from the coding sequence TTGGGAGAACTAGATGAAATATATAGCAATTATGCTAAAGAAGTATTCAAATATCTTATGTGTCTTTGTCACAACGCAGATTTATCAGAAGAATTAACACAAGAAACCTTCTATCAAGCTGTAAAATCCATTGATAGATTTAATGGTGAATGTAAAATGTCAGTTTGGCTTTGTCAAATAGCGAAGCACTCCTATTATAAGCATCTTGAACGAAATAAGAAACAACAAAGACATATGTTTCAAGATGACACATTACATACTTCTCCTGAAGCTGAATTTATTTATTCGGAAGACAAAATTGCCCTATACCGAATTATACACTTACTTGAAGAACCATATAAAGAGGTGTTACTTTTGAGGATCTTAGGTGGTCTTAGTTTCAAAGAGATAGGAGAAATTCAATTGAAAAATGAAAACTGGGCGAGAGTTACTTTTTATAGGGCTAAAATGAAATTAAGGGAAAGGGGTAGGGATAACAATGGACAATAA
- a CDS encoding RNA polymerase sigma factor, translated as MAEFENIYNQYFRDVYSFLLSLSRNEKVAEEITQETFFKALKSIDKFNGNCKINVWLCQIAKNTYFTYLSKQKRYDNTENVGEKITKDSIEAMILSKEETFRIHQVLHCLDEPYKEVFTLRVFGELSFKQISQLFEKTESWARVTFHRAKQKIQNKLKEGAK; from the coding sequence GTGGCAGAGTTTGAGAATATATACAATCAATATTTTCGGGATGTTTACTCGTTTTTATTATCGTTAAGCCGTAATGAAAAAGTTGCCGAAGAAATAACACAGGAAACATTCTTTAAGGCCTTAAAAAGTATCGATAAATTTAACGGCAATTGCAAAATCAACGTATGGCTTTGTCAAATAGCTAAAAATACTTACTTTACTTATCTCAGCAAACAAAAACGATACGATAATACAGAAAATGTAGGAGAAAAAATAACTAAGGATAGTATCGAAGCGATGATACTTAGTAAGGAAGAGACTTTTCGAATTCATCAGGTGTTACATTGCTTAGATGAGCCTTATAAAGAGGTGTTCACACTAAGAGTATTTGGAGAACTATCCTTTAAGCAAATAAGTCAGCTCTTTGAGAAAACGGAGAGTTGGGCAAGAGTCACATTTCACCGAGCTAAACAAAAGATACAAAATAAGTTAAAGGAGGGGGCAAAATGA